The Rhizobiaceae bacterium genome contains the following window.
TCCGGCATTGTTGACGAGAATATCGACTCCTTCGAGTTCAGACTCCGCCTTCTGTCCCAATGTCTTGACCGCATCGCGGTCGGAGAGATTTGCGGGGAACACCTTCACCCTTTCGCCGAGTTCGGCGGCCAGTGAATCCAGCTTCCCTGCCCGAGTTCCGTGAAGGCCGATCGTCGCGCCTTGCGCGTGCAGCGTGCGGGCGATTGCCTCGCCTATGCCGCCAGTCGCCCCCGTCACCAGCGCCTTGCGTCCTGTCAGGTCGAACATGCTCAAATCCAATCCGGTTGGTGTTCAGGCGAAAGCCGCCAAGGCGTCCTCGACTTCGGGCGCCGTACCGATATTTGCAGTCGTAAGCTCGCGATTTATGCGCCGCGCGAGGCCGGACAAGACCTTGCCTGCGCCGATTTCATAGAGCGTGGTCACATCGTTTGCGCCGAACCAGTCCACGGTTTCGCGCCAACGCACGCGGCCCGTTACCTGCGCGACAAGGCGCGCCACGATCTCGTCAGGATCGGTGACGGGCGCGACCGACACGTTGGGGATGACCGGAACCACAGGTGCGTTTCGCGCAACATCCGCAAGGGCTTCGCGCATGGCGTCGGCTGCCGGGGCCATCAATTGGGAATGGAATGGCGCGGAAACCGGCAACATGATCGCGCGTTTGGCACCTTTCTCGGTGCAGATTCGCGCGGCATGCTCCACATTGGCCTTCGCACCGGAAATGACAAGCTGACCACCACCATTGTCGTTTGCGATCTGCACCGCCGGGCCTGCCGCCGCGCAAGCCGCTTCGACATCCGTCTGCTCCAGCCCGATGATAGCGGCCATTGCTCCTTCGCCCACGGGCACCGCGGCTTGCATGGCGTTGCCGCGAATGCGGAGCAGCCGGGCCGTGTCAGCGATGGAAAAGGTTCCTGCTGCTGCGAGCGCCGAATATTCGCCAAGGGAATGCCCTGCGACGTAAGCAACCTTGTCCGCCAGAATAAAGCCTTGGGATTCCAGCGCCCTGATCGCGGCGAGGGAAACAGTCATCAGTGCCGGCTGCGCATTGGCGGTCAACGTCAGCGTCTCGTCCGGCCCTTCCCAGATGATTTTCGAAAGCTCCTGCGACAGCGCTTCATCGACTTCCTGAAAAACCGCCCTTGCCGCAGGAAACCGCTCCGCCAGGTCCCTGCCCATGCCGACCGCCTGGCTGCCCTGCCCCGGAAATGTGAAAGCTATCGACATTTTTTCCTGCCCTGAAGTCTTTCGAAAACGTCTGACGCCAAGCGTCATGGCAAGTCAAGACCGGCCAACATTCCGGGCATGCCGAATTTCAGCCGAATTGGTTTTTGGATGGAACAAAAGAGGCACTTCTCAATTCCGCCAAAAAGCTGCATTTGTGACATAGACATGACAGTTTGATTACATTTGCCGGCTGTCTCGGGAGTTCGGAGTGGAGCGTAGAGAAAGCGAAATCAGAAGGGCCGCTGGCGCGGGCATCTTTAGGGCGGCGGTGGCAAAGCTGCGCCAGCGCGATGTGCGCGATTCCCTGCGTTCGCTGGGCGCGTCGATATTGCTGTCAGCGGCGTTGGTTTTCCTGATCGAACTCGTCGCCCGCGGCGATGTCGCATCGACCGTGCAGTTCTTCTTTCAGCCCTTCAAGCCCGGCTGG
Protein-coding sequences here:
- the fabD gene encoding ACP S-malonyltransferase, which encodes MSIAFTFPGQGSQAVGMGRDLAERFPAARAVFQEVDEALSQELSKIIWEGPDETLTLTANAQPALMTVSLAAIRALESQGFILADKVAYVAGHSLGEYSALAAAGTFSIADTARLLRIRGNAMQAAVPVGEGAMAAIIGLEQTDVEAACAAAGPAVQIANDNGGGQLVISGAKANVEHAARICTEKGAKRAIMLPVSAPFHSQLMAPAADAMREALADVARNAPVVPVIPNVSVAPVTDPDEIVARLVAQVTGRVRWRETVDWFGANDVTTLYEIGAGKVLSGLARRINRELTTANIGTAPEVEDALAAFA